The sequence GGTGAGTGGGTCCAGGGGTCCCCGGAGGGGGGCTTTTAGCCAAGGGatgctcagcagctgctgggaagaggcaggagcCGGTTCTCCAGCGTGGTGGGGACTGGTCTGGCAGGACCCGGCTGGGGATGCGGTCAGAGCATCCCCATGGCCATCCCGCTCCGGgtgcctcttccctcctccagcgAGAGCCAGCCTCCTTCCGTGGGCCTGATCCTGACTCCTCTGTCCTCAGAcctcccagcccccctcccACAGCCTCATACGCCACTCTGGGGTCCACAAGGAacccccctccccgcaccctgtagcccaccccaccagcactCCCACTCCCCTTCATCATCCTGCCCCACACCGTCCCCCTCTGTTCCGCAGACCCCCACAGACCCACAGCCCCATTTCAGAGGGACGACCTCTCTGGGGGTGCTTCCACCAGGGACCCCTCATCCCTATTGTCACCCCGTGGGGACAGGACCTGCAGCCTTAAGGCAGTTTAAAGCACAtccatcccccagccccacggtgTCCCCGGCCACCGAGGCAGAGTCCCAGCAAAGAGGAGTCCAGGGACCACCGGGTGGAGGGGACACCTGAATACCTGCCCCAGAGGGAGGGGACAGTCACCCACCGGTGGGGAAGGACCGGCAGTGGGTGCTGGCAGCACACAGACCTTCCCACGGTGGTCCGGTGTCACTGatgtccccccccaaacctcctccCCATGGGCTGGAGAACCAGGGGTGGGGATGCTCctggcccccagccccggccgcagcccccccccagtcaCCCCCCCTCACTCAGCCCCCCCCTCGGGCTGCCCCCCCTCGGGCTCCAGGCAGCCGTTGAACTGGGGGTCGGGGGCCTGCGGGTCGTATTCCTCATCCAGAAAGTCCAGGGAGTTGTTACTGGGCAAACCCCGGATGGTGAATTTGTGGGAGACCTTCGTCCACTGCTCCCGGTTGCTGGCCACCCTCTCGTAGAGCTCCGCCGCCTTGGGGAAGAGGTCCTGCAGCaacctgcggggggggggcaccccatcAGCATGGGGTTGCACCCCTTAGTTGGGTGGAACCCCgcttccccccatccccactgcttggaaaccccccTAACATCTGGAAGACCTCCCGCCCGGCACCCCCCATCCCATTCTGGCATGGCAAGGGGGGGCCAGTGACAGTAGAGGGCCCCCCCACCCTGGTGCCAGCTCACTTGTAGATGGGCATGGCGATGTGCTCCATGAAGCTGATCTGCAGCTCGGGGATGTAGGCTTTCTCCCGGTCCATCATCTCCAGCGGGCGGTTGCCCATGGCCTTCTCCTGCACCGATGGTGAGGCCAGGGGGGGTCAATGCCGGTAGCCATCCCCTCCCCATTCCCGGCCACAACCTCCCcgtccaccccccccccacctcatcCGAGCCCCCTTGGTGCTTGCCAAGAGCGTTGGCCAAGCCCAACCCTGCACCAAGCCCTGGTGCTACCTACCAGGTCACCCTGGGAGAAGAACTCCTTGTAGATCAGCTCCTGCAAGGGACAGGCTGtcagcaagggggggggggtgcatgCCTGGGGTGACCCCCCCAACCCTCCAGACCCCTCTCCACGGCTGCAGGGGAACGGTTCTGCATTGGGCAGGGACACGCTCCCGGCACAGGGGACTGCTGGGTGGTCCAGGGGTCCCTGCATGGAGGGACCCCCTCCGTGGGGGATGATGCCACTGCGAGGACCAGGCTGGTCCCCGGCGCCTGGGGATGTGGGGGTGCCcccagggggtgggggggggtggcatGCAGGGGGTCAGGCACTCACCGCAATCTTCCTGGTGGTCTTCCAGCCCTTGGTCTGGTCGGAGAGGTCGCAGGAGGTCatgagcaggcagagcagcaggctgcGGTGCTGCTTGTTCTTGGGGTCGTAGCCCACTGCCGGGCAGGGAACGGGGCAGGggttgggatggggggggctCAGGAAGGAGCCCCACGGCCCCCAGAACGCCCTGCACAAGGACTTTGGGGACAGGCAGGACCTGCCGCGCAACCTCCCAGCCTTGGTGGGATGAATTCCCACCACAGCCCCCATGCCAAGCCCAGGAGCTTCACCTTCTGCCATCTTCTGGAGGTCCTTGAAGATGCGCAGGTGGTGGGCCAGGTCGGTGGCCAAGATGATGTCCCTCATGAGGTCCAGCATGCGCTGGTAGTCCTGCAGGGCCAGGCAAGATAGCGCGATCAGCTCcgtgctccctgccagcccctgcaTCCCAAGGGCCGgatccagggatggggagctggGGGTCCAGAAGGGACGAGGGGGCTCagcccgggcggggggggggggggtggcgtgGGAGAGACGCCAAGGTCAGGGGGCTCACCTTGCGGGAGAAGTGGTCGAAGATGTTGCAGCCCTGGCTGTTGAGGATGGCGATGGCTTGGGCGAAGTGATGCCTCTGCGGGAGAAGCCGGGGCCgtgggagcaggcagggtgcgGGCAGGGATGCTGCCGCGCAGCCGGAGCCCcggggagctgggcagggggaggtctgggggggggacacaccttACCTCCATGACGGAGCCCTCTGAGCTGTACAGCGCGGCCAGGACTGATTTCTGCAAGGCAGAGCGGTCGGAGTCACGGAGCTGGGGGGGTGAAGATCCCCCCAActctgtccccgtccccccaaCCCGTGCACGTCCCAGCGCTGGGCTCGGCTCACCGAGGCCACCTGGAAGGAGTTATTGGTGCCTCTGTGGTCCAGGTCGTGGCACATGCAGGAGATGAAGAGGGCAAAGATCTCGATGTCTctgggcgggggggaaaggagggaaactgaggcaggcgGGAGGGCAGGGAGCACCCCGGCCGGgccaggggacggggacggcgCCTGGCCTTACTCCAGGTAGTTGACGAGCTCCAGGTTCTTGTAGAGCAGGTAGCAGAAGTGGGAGACGGAGAAGGCGTGCATCCAGTTGTGGTAGGGGGGGTCGCGGTAGCCCTTCTTCACCATCAGGCAGAACCtggcagggggaggcagggccGTGAGGACAGGGGGTCTTTGTTGTCCCCTCCCAGCGACCCCCCGCTTGCCCAGGGGTCCCACAGGtgggcatggggacagggacagggatggggacccaCCTGGTGAGGGTCTGGCGATCCATCTTGTAGTTGTTGATGAAGTTCATGTCCTGCAGCATGCTCAGGATGGCCTGCGGAGGGGACACGGTGGGTGGCAGGGGGTGACAACGGCCGGCAgggtcccccctccccgtgccacccctgcctggcaggcagggagatgctTGGGGATGCAGCTGcatccccccagcccagccccccaGGGTTGGGGTAGGTGACCTGACCGAGGGGACGGTGGCAGTTGGGGACCGTCCCCGTGGCCCTCACCATGGAGGTGTCGTCCTCGGGCAGCGAGCGCGGCGTGTAGGTGAAGCTGGCGAAGTTGGGGTCGATGGTCGACACGGGCTGGATGCCCTCGCTCAGCAGCTTGGTGTACTCATCGTCCGACACCTGCGGGAGCCATTGCCGGTGACCGGGTCCCCAAGCTGTCCCCAAGCTGTCCCCTTGGCCACATTAGCCCCAGCAAGAGCAGAAAGCCCTGGGGTAtcactgccccccaccccgtgccACCACCTCGGGGTGGAGTGTGGGGGCACCACGCTGGCAGCGGGGGTCCCAGCTCGTGTCCCCAATCCTTGTCCCCATCCGTCCCCGTGCCACCTCACCTTCATGTGGTACATCATCATCTCGTTGGCCAGGTGGCTGCGGTACTGCGCCTCGTTCACCTTCTTGTACAGCAGCGACTGCGGGGTGGGAGGTGGGTACAGGAGCGCTGGGGGTGGGCAGCACCCCCCTGCACCCGCCAGCCCACCCTGGCCCCCCCAACACGTCCCTGCTCCCTGTGTGtgccctccccatcccatctcatcccatcccatctcatcccatcccatcccatcccatcccatctcatctcatcccatcccatcccatcccatcgcCACCACCGCTCATCCCCAAGGACCGGAGAGCACACACACGcgtccccccagccccgtccctCCGTGCTGTGGCCAGCTCTAGGGCAGAGCGGTGGGGGTCCCctcgcccccctccccagattGGGGACCGCCCCCCGCTTCGGGCACGTACGTGGGCGATGCTGATGCCGCAGTAGATGGAGAAGGCGGTGGCCAGGTCCTCGTCAAATTTGCTGAACCAGGGGCCGTTGATCTTGTTGACCAGCTCTGCCACCCCGATGACctctgggagcagaggggggaCAGGGGCAGGGTCAGACCCATGGACTGGGGACAGGATCGTGCCCACAGGCTGGGGACCGAATTGTGCCCACGTGCTGGGGGACGATGCCGTGCCCGTGTGCCGGGTGCCGGCACCGTGCCCCCCAAACCCGGTGGGCCCCCCCTCACCCTGGTTCTCGTTCTTGATGGGGAAGCAGAGGATGTTCCTGGTGCGGAAGCCGGTGCTGTCGTCCACCCCCCGGTAGAAGAGCGGGTGGGAGTACGCGTCCTTGATGTTGAGGATCTTGCCAGTGGTGGCCACGTGCCCGGCGATGCCCTGGTCCGCCGGGATGCGGATCTCGTAGCTCTGTGGGtagggagttggggggggggaggtcaGCAGCAGGACCCCAAAACggtccccccccaaaaaaaaccctccatcCTCTTCTCCCCGCGCTCACCTCGTCGTCCACCACGCCGCCATCAAACACCTTGGCCACCAGCTCGTGGCTGAGCCGGTCCAGCAGGAACACGGAGCATCTGCAAGAGACGCCGACGCCAAAGCTCGCACCCGCGGGGGTCCCGGCTCCCCCCACCCggcgcccccctccccggtgtcgtccccccccacGCCAGCGCCCACTCACATCTCCGCGTTGCTGAGGTTTCGGGCCTCCGTGATGATCTCCTGGAGCAGGACGGAGACGTCGTCTGCAGGAGTAGAGGGGGGAGAGGGTCAGGGAGcccccagccaggcagctgccGCCCACCTCATCTCCCCACTCATGCAACGAAAGGGGGGGGTCTCAGCTGAGGCTGCACCGAGGGTGGGCTGtgccagacccccccccccactgcagGGGCACAGCAGAAAGGCCTGGGGAGCGCAGAGGAACGGGGTCCGCACAGAGCGTGTGCATGTGCTTGTGCACGCGCGTGTGTGCACACTGCGCAAGTGTCGCAGCGTCCCAGCGTATGCAGTGCAGCGGGGTCCTCGTGTGTAGCGTGAACTGCAgcggtgcaggggtgcgtgcAGCAGtgcgggggggtgggtgtgCAGCAgtgcgtgtgtgcatgcagcAGTGTGTGTGCAAGCAGCAGTGTGTGTAACAGCGTGTGCAACAGCGTGTGCATGCagccgtgtgtgtgtgcgtgcagcagagtgtgtgtgtgcggcACTGCGTGTGCAGCAGTGCATGCGTGCCTGaagcagtgtgtgtgtgcaacAGTGCGTGTATGCATGCAGCGGCATGTGTGCGTGTGCAGCAGTGCATGTGTGCgtgcggcggggggggtgtgCAGCAGCccatgtgtgtgtgcagcagTGCATGTGTGCGTGCAGCAGTACGTACACGTGTGAAGCAGCGCGTGCCCTGCAGCAGCGCATGTGTGTGCATCAGTACATGCGTGTGCAGCTCTGCGTGTGCGTGCAGCAGCGTGCGTGTGCATGCACGTTTCCACGGGCACGCAGCGCTCCGTGCTCACGCAACGTGCGTGCCTGCAGCCATGCAGCATCAGTGCCAGCAAGGCTCCGTGCaagcagagccagggctggcagctcagGGGACGAGGTCCCCCCCGGTCCCCCAGGGCTGCGCGTGGGGGGGTCCCGTCCGCCACCCGCCCCGTGGGTGCTCCCTGCAGCGTGCACCTACCCAAATGCGTGAAGAGGTTCTTTGCCACCTGCAGCAGGGCctggggggacacagagggGACGCCGTCAGTAACCGGCGTGACGTGGGACACGCGACACGCGTGTGCCCGGCgtgatgccccccccccccgctcacCTGGCACTCGCACTTGAGTTTCTGCTCCTTCTGGAAGGCCAGCGTGCTGGTGAGCACCGTGGAGGTGTAGCAGAAGCAGTGCTGGATCTTGTGCTCGTCCGCCTCCGTGtagctggggggggacacgacggACTCACCTCGGTCCCCtccgtgtgtgtccccccccctcggTCCCCACGCCACGCCTGgccccccctttcccccaggATGGAGATGCTCCACCGCCCCcaaaggcagctgcagctcagggcagaggggaaggggcgAGGGTCGGatcctgtgtcccccccccagcccagcctgctgctcaCCTCTCCCCGCTCAGCTTGTTGAAGGCGCAGGCCAATGCCACCACCTGGGAGGTGGCCCGGCTGATGACGGGGACGCAGAGCATGGAGGTGACCTGGCAGCCCAACATGCTGCTCAGCTGCTTGTGCTCTTCCTGCGGGAAGGAGGCGAGATGGGGCAGGATTTTACCTCCAACCCCCCCGGGAAACCccaggggacactggggacgAGGGGGACACCGTGTCCTCGGGTgcagggagcgggggggggacacgcacgCCGAGCCCCCGAGCCGGGGCAGGATTGCTGGGACCCACCTCGCTGATGTCCTTCAAGGTGATGGACTTCTTGTCCTCCACCACCTGCCCCAGGCGCCCGAAGGTGAGCTGTGGGTGGAGGGGATGGGTGAGCCCATGGGAcccgccgccccccctccccggcgctccgtaccccccaccccacccctcgccacccccccaccccgctcaCCGAAAAGCTGATCTCCTCCTCCAGGACCCGGTCCCCCACCACCTGGAAGAGATGGGTAGGAGGGGGGTGAGCTGCCATGGGATGGTGGCCGAGCCCCATGGAGCTGTGCCTGGGGGGTGCAATGGGACCCACTGACCCCAGTGGGACTCACTGACCCCATggaggggggggtcagggtggggggaccGGCCCGGTGGCGCCCACCTGGCAGAAGAGCTGGTGGTTATCCTCAGAGAcgagcaggaggcagcagcagagcgaCTGGGTCTCCTGCTTCAGCtgggggggcagagggtggGGGTCAGCACCCCAGcctgccccaagcccccccgGGCAGAAGCCAgcccctcctctgcctccctgtgCCCAGGGTACCCGTACATGCCACACAGAGCCAGGTGCCACCCCAGAACCTCTTCCCTGTGGCTGATCAGGTTCACTCTGGAGACTACTGATGGTGAGGGCAAAGCTGTTCACTCTGGACACTGCTGAGGGTTGTGTGCAGGACACTAGAGAGCAGGAGGGGGACCCATAGATTCTCTTTTGCAATTTCTGTGGTTAGGGTGGCACTGTTAACTCTGGACACTATTGATAGTTATTACAAGGCTGTTCACTCTGGTCACTACTGATGGCTGCATAGCTGACGCTTGAGATGTTTGTTTTAGGgggttatcttttttttttttttaaataaaacagggcTCCCCAGTATGTCCTGGGGCTGAGGGCGaggggcggctggggggggcaaCTACTCACATAGTTGATGACCTTGAGCTGGAGCGAGGCGGCATCCAGGTCGTACAGCTCACCTGCACAAGGGGCAAGAGTGCCGTGAGGGGCTCCGCACCCCAACTTCACCCCGTCCGCCCACTGCCCCCTCCCCGGTGCTCCCCCCAGCCTCACCGCAGAGCTGCAGGATCTTGCAGTCCAGGTCGCTGTAGCTGCTGTCGGGCGCCTTCTCGGGCTTGGCCAGGGAGTTCTGGGAAGAGCTGGTGGAGAGGCTGACCTGCGGCCAGGGCTGCAGCTTCTGCAGGGCTTGCAGGCGCCGGTACGCCACCAGGGTCTGCAAGGAGGGGCGTAAGGGACAAGGGACAGGGGggcttggggaagggggaggcaggTCCCCAAGCGCCAGGTCCCACGGCCAAGCCAGGGTCACTCACGTGTCTCTCCAGCGCACGCAGGTTCTGCTCGTCAGAGTCACTCAGCTGGCCGCAGTGTACCTGGAGGGGGGGTTGTGGCATGAGGACCCAGGCGTCGGggccccgtccctgtcccccacagccctgcccacGTCCCCGCACTCACCAGGATGACACACACCACGGCCCCGCTGTCCTTGTCCACCAGCGGGATGATGAGCACTGCAAACCGAGAGAGGGTCGGTCCTGACCGGGCACCGGGGGCAGCCCGGGGCTGTGGCACTGAGCCCTCGGGGTGcgtgtcccccccatgtccccatgtgtCACCCACCCACCCGTCCTCCCATCCATCCATGTCTGTGCACCTGCCCCTCTTTCACTGGCTTGTTCCTCATCCACCCATCTGTCCACCtatccacccacccacccatccatccacTCACCCactcacccacccacccatccaCCTCCAAGCCTACTTGTCCCCCAGGCACCCATCAGTCCCAGTGCCCACCTGTCCCTCACCCCTCCACCCTGGTCCATCCACCTGTATGTGCACCCATCCACCCATCTGCATGCCGTCTTGTCCCATCCTTCCTCATCTAACCACCCATCAATTCACGCACCCATTTATGCACCCACCCATCAATCTACCCACCCACCCAtttatccatccatccatccatccatccatccaaccACCCCTATGCCCACCCATCCATCTACCTACTCACCTACCAACTCTCCCA comes from Buteo buteo chromosome 18, bButBut1.hap1.1, whole genome shotgun sequence and encodes:
- the PDE2A gene encoding cGMP-dependent 3',5'-cyclic phosphodiesterase isoform X1 — its product is MGQGCGHSILCRSQPYQAAASDLRGQQVFLKVEDAVPGSEALQDALLSLGAVLDVSCLRDALRHALVSLLPRVEHVYIYLLDGETRLICDDPPHELPPEGKLRDAVRRQKRLECGGLPPAELPGRQLGPLAAPLAPGTQVLIIPLVDKDSGAVVCVILVHCGQLSDSDEQNLRALERHTLVAYRRLQALQKLQPWPQVSLSTSSSQNSLAKPEKAPDSSYSDLDCKILQLCGELYDLDAASLQLKVINYLKQETQSLCCCLLLVSEDNHQLFCQVVGDRVLEEEISFSLTFGRLGQVVEDKKSITLKDISEEEHKQLSSMLGCQVTSMLCVPVISRATSQVVALACAFNKLSGESYTEADEHKIQHCFCYTSTVLTSTLAFQKEQKLKCECQALLQVAKNLFTHLDDVSVLLQEIITEARNLSNAEICSVFLLDRLSHELVAKVFDGGVVDDESYEIRIPADQGIAGHVATTGKILNIKDAYSHPLFYRGVDDSTGFRTRNILCFPIKNENQEVIGVAELVNKINGPWFSKFDEDLATAFSIYCGISIAHSLLYKKVNEAQYRSHLANEMMMYHMKVSDDEYTKLLSEGIQPVSTIDPNFASFTYTPRSLPEDDTSMAILSMLQDMNFINNYKMDRQTLTRFCLMVKKGYRDPPYHNWMHAFSVSHFCYLLYKNLELVNYLEDIEIFALFISCMCHDLDHRGTNNSFQVASKSVLAALYSSEGSVMERHHFAQAIAILNSQGCNIFDHFSRKDYQRMLDLMRDIILATDLAHHLRIFKDLQKMAEVGYDPKNKQHRSLLLCLLMTSCDLSDQTKGWKTTRKIAELIYKEFFSQGDLEKAMGNRPLEMMDREKAYIPELQISFMEHIAMPIYKLLQDLFPKAAELYERVASNREQWTKVSHKFTIRGLPSNNSLDFLDEEYDPQAPDPQFNGCLEPEGGQPEGGAE
- the PDE2A gene encoding cGMP-dependent 3',5'-cyclic phosphodiesterase isoform X2, with amino-acid sequence MGTLQDTDALLSLGAVLDVSCLRDALRHALVSLLPRVEHVYIYLLDGETRLICDDPPHELPPEGKLRDAVRRQKRLECGGLPPAELPGRQLGPLAAPLAPGTQVLIIPLVDKDSGAVVCVILVHCGQLSDSDEQNLRALERHTLVAYRRLQALQKLQPWPQVSLSTSSSQNSLAKPEKAPDSSYSDLDCKILQLCGELYDLDAASLQLKVINYLKQETQSLCCCLLLVSEDNHQLFCQVVGDRVLEEEISFSLTFGRLGQVVEDKKSITLKDISEEEHKQLSSMLGCQVTSMLCVPVISRATSQVVALACAFNKLSGESYTEADEHKIQHCFCYTSTVLTSTLAFQKEQKLKCECQALLQVAKNLFTHLDDVSVLLQEIITEARNLSNAEICSVFLLDRLSHELVAKVFDGGVVDDESYEIRIPADQGIAGHVATTGKILNIKDAYSHPLFYRGVDDSTGFRTRNILCFPIKNENQEVIGVAELVNKINGPWFSKFDEDLATAFSIYCGISIAHSLLYKKVNEAQYRSHLANEMMMYHMKVSDDEYTKLLSEGIQPVSTIDPNFASFTYTPRSLPEDDTSMAILSMLQDMNFINNYKMDRQTLTRFCLMVKKGYRDPPYHNWMHAFSVSHFCYLLYKNLELVNYLEDIEIFALFISCMCHDLDHRGTNNSFQVASKSVLAALYSSEGSVMERHHFAQAIAILNSQGCNIFDHFSRKDYQRMLDLMRDIILATDLAHHLRIFKDLQKMAEVGYDPKNKQHRSLLLCLLMTSCDLSDQTKGWKTTRKIAELIYKEFFSQGDLEKAMGNRPLEMMDREKAYIPELQISFMEHIAMPIYKLLQDLFPKAAELYERVASNREQWTKVSHKFTIRGLPSNNSLDFLDEEYDPQAPDPQFNGCLEPEGGQPEGGAE